In the Desulfatiglans anilini DSM 4660 genome, one interval contains:
- a CDS encoding MarR family winged helix-turn-helix transcriptional regulator codes for MVDNDYQNDMSIDEKVMMAIVRLAERFKKEASALFKHHGLTFPQYNVLRVLDASRNGQNTMRDVNRIMLVSGANMTGIAKRLEKAGFIVRQNDPDDDRLKRLQITPKGRQVLQDIAADKERNVKRYLASYSGEEKQLLLKTLSSILTHKKQR; via the coding sequence ATGGTAGACAACGATTACCAGAACGACATGAGCATCGACGAAAAGGTGATGATGGCGATCGTCCGGCTAGCCGAGCGCTTCAAGAAGGAGGCCTCCGCCCTTTTCAAGCACCACGGGCTCACCTTTCCTCAATACAATGTGCTACGCGTTCTGGATGCTTCGCGGAACGGACAAAACACGATGCGGGACGTCAACCGCATCATGCTCGTCTCGGGGGCCAACATGACCGGCATCGCCAAGCGCCTCGAGAAAGCGGGGTTCATCGTCCGGCAAAACGACCCGGACGACGACCGTCTCAAACGCCTCCAGATCACCCCCAAAGGCCGCCAAGTATTGCAGGATATCGCAGCCGACAAGGAGCGGAACGTGAAACGATACCTCGCATCCTATTCGGGTGAAGAAAAACAGCTTCTGCTCAAGACGCTCTCCAGCATCCTGACGCACAAGAAGCAACGCTGA
- a CDS encoding FAD-binding oxidoreductase, giving the protein MDVKERLSEVVGAENFLDDPARLQEYASDYSYMRAAAPSCVVKPKNSSEVSEVIKVCNDMMTPVVPCSSKVHFFGATIPKEGGVLMDLSRMDRILEIDPENRRVRFEAGVSWDKLTRELKAAGYRVIMPLTPPAERSVLTDFMEREEPTNQVYDYGEPLEAMEVVWPTGEIFRMGSASVNGYPDSPSKGANPSGPGLDFYRFFQCAQGTMGVVTWTNLKMESIPRKDKVLFAPVKDLNYAMEFLHRILPRRIGQEVLLLNQVDLAAILAENWPADYGRMKAALPPWTLILVVSGLLRRPEEKIAYEMNFLAEVIKNEFSEMHLGENLPGFPGLRHRVLSVLRNPWPADVPHWRNQVKGASQSLFFHTRPLTANHFVERIREIATRHGYPAQEIGMYIQPIEHNRACRPEFTFFYDPGDDAAKAAVRSLYLDAAAAFLKEGAVFTRPYGELAPIVYERAASYAANLKRLKKVFDPNNIMNPGNLCF; this is encoded by the coding sequence GTGGATGTAAAAGAAAGATTGTCCGAAGTGGTCGGAGCGGAAAATTTCTTGGATGACCCGGCGAGGCTGCAGGAATACGCCAGCGATTACAGCTACATGCGGGCGGCTGCACCGAGCTGTGTGGTGAAACCGAAAAATTCGAGCGAGGTATCGGAGGTCATCAAGGTCTGCAATGACATGATGACGCCCGTGGTGCCCTGTAGTTCGAAGGTGCATTTCTTCGGTGCGACGATCCCGAAGGAAGGCGGCGTGCTGATGGACCTGAGCCGGATGGACCGCATCCTGGAGATCGATCCGGAGAACCGGCGGGTGCGTTTCGAGGCCGGCGTGAGCTGGGACAAGCTGACGCGGGAACTCAAGGCGGCGGGCTACCGGGTGATCATGCCCCTGACCCCGCCGGCGGAGCGCTCGGTCTTGACCGATTTCATGGAGCGCGAAGAGCCCACGAATCAGGTCTATGACTACGGCGAGCCGCTCGAGGCGATGGAGGTCGTCTGGCCGACGGGCGAGATCTTCCGCATGGGCTCGGCGAGCGTGAACGGCTACCCTGACAGCCCGTCGAAGGGGGCGAACCCCTCCGGCCCGGGCCTCGATTTTTACCGCTTCTTCCAGTGCGCGCAGGGGACGATGGGGGTCGTGACCTGGACCAACCTCAAGATGGAATCGATCCCGCGCAAAGACAAGGTGCTGTTCGCCCCCGTCAAGGACCTGAACTATGCCATGGAGTTCCTGCACCGCATCCTGCCCAGGCGCATCGGTCAAGAGGTGCTGCTGCTAAACCAGGTCGATCTGGCGGCGATCCTGGCGGAGAACTGGCCTGCGGACTATGGGCGAATGAAGGCCGCGCTGCCTCCCTGGACCCTGATTCTGGTGGTGAGCGGGCTTCTGCGCCGGCCGGAGGAAAAGATCGCCTACGAGATGAACTTCCTGGCCGAAGTGATCAAGAACGAGTTTTCGGAGATGCACCTGGGGGAGAATCTCCCCGGGTTCCCTGGCCTGCGGCACAGGGTTCTGTCGGTTTTGAGGAACCCCTGGCCTGCGGATGTCCCGCACTGGCGGAATCAGGTCAAGGGGGCCTCGCAGAGCCTGTTCTTCCATACACGGCCGCTCACGGCGAACCACTTTGTGGAGCGGATCCGGGAGATTGCAACCCGGCACGGGTATCCGGCGCAGGAGATCGGGATGTACATCCAGCCGATCGAACACAACCGGGCCTGCCGGCCGGAGTTCACCTTCTTCTATGATCCGGGGGACGATGCGGCCAAGGCCGCGGTGCGAAGCCTCTACCTCGATGCAGCGGCGGCCTTCCTGAAGGAAGGCGCGGTGTTTACGCGGCCCTACGGAGAACTCGCGCCGATCGTCTACGAGCGGGCCGCCTCCTATGCCGCGAACCTCAAGCGGCTGAAGAAGGTGTTCGACCCGAACAACATCATGAATCCCGGGAACCTGTGCTTCTAA